In Solenopsis invicta isolate M01_SB chromosome 9, UNIL_Sinv_3.0, whole genome shotgun sequence, the sequence aatgctctatttttgacaaaattacatgATAAGGAAAAAATCTGTGTAAAGATCAGAATCCAATTAGAACAATGAAAAaagaactatttatttttttatgatattaaacaTTACAGCAATTAAAACATCAAAAAGGATGTTGGAACCGTAACCACATCCATAAACAAACCCATATGTAGGATAATACATCGTGagctaaatattaaaaaaaaataaagcaaaaaaaaacaatttttacaatcgACTGATCTAGCTATCactttttttacatgatttGAGAAAATTATTACTACAAAATGAATCCATGaataaattttcgttttttcaTTGTATAATGCATACGATTTAACATTTGATTGTACAAAAAGCTATGTGCATTTTTGCAtcatatacattattatacaaataataattcattttcatcttcattttttttaactgtgcTGTATCATGATTTTACAAGATTGTTactaaaataaacttaaatttaattcacttttatcctttttctccaatcacatatttttaagtaatgcAGAATTTAAATGACGCCGCTAAATAAATGCCATTTACACCTGAGTCTGGAATGTACACGGCATGATACAAATACAAAAACAGAATGATGAGATATATTTGTAAAGATACATATCTGTGATGTGATAGATAGTTTTACCATCTCATGTAAGCCAACACTAAAAATGTACAATTCTAAAACATTAACGTCGAAGCGAACAAGTTTATGAATCTTTTTACAGGTCATAtcttacttttaataatatacaagcGGATTTGCtcaatttatatttgttctaCCTCAaataaaaggaattttttttacacagacGCATATGATATATTGCtttaatattatcataaatcaGTGATGACCAAATTACACTTAGTAATTTTAACAGATTTCAATATTGgtgcaagaaaattatttttgtcaattaaaaacaacagatttaaatataataaaaagttaactaagacatttaaaatgttttcatgCTTTAAAAGCTTAAACTCAATATTGTTATCTCTTTTTTATAAAGAGTAGATAGATTTATGCAACACTGTAAAAAAACTGATGagttataataacaaaatatacattttatatttaaaaaaaaacacattctTGTAACATGTACTTTCCATTAAGAATGTTACgatatagtaataatatatcGATGTATAACTCACCAAGAAAATTTGTGCATcactgatataaaatataaatcatgaaTTATAGAACTTGCAAACGGGATCTAATTACACTTGAAAGATATAGTATTATGaatatacgtattaaattttactgaaaatttaatattcctaATATAAGTTTCAAATCTGTAATGCAATGGAAAGCATCAATGgtcaatgaaataataaaaatttgattgatatgCAAAGCTATAAAGgataatatctatttatattaaatttgatatactGAATCATTACGTATAACGTaaacaatcaaaaatatattaatatttaaattttgttatgagATTGTTATTTCTTAATCAATAATGTAGAATTTGAACAGAACGTAGTACAGAACAATATATTCTTCATAGAATTTAGCTAATTGATTTATACTagccatttttttataattatttctctcTCACGCttatgttacaaattaaataaatgactatTGGTAGATATTGAACAGATTTTCtggtaatgtttttttttatcatccaGATATTGTCATTATAGGTGTGGAATTCCAATTGTAAAATCACGAatgatatcaatatttaaacatggtaaagaaatttttagcaCAAAATGAATGAATGTGACAAATGCTTGGATGCGACAAATTAACTATGTAGTTATCACTAACTAAAGAGGCAGTGCTCGGTGGCGCGTTCCAAATCCCAATTATATGAGGATAGAGCGACTCTTGCGTTATGTTCCTCAATTCCCATATCTGTTAATCTTCTGATTTTGTCATCTAAATCAGGCATCTTCGCTGGCCCTAAAGAATCGACATGAAACATATATTCTAACACGaagtacatatgtatgtacatatatgtgtatgtgtaagTACATAAACGCAAGTGTGTAAATCTTCATGTGTATTACGTACCACCTGCATATACAAATGTCCAATGTGTGGCAGTTTGACGAAACAATTCAGGATGTTCTTTATATTGTTTAGCGACTactgcatcttgaggatcaTCAGGCTCTGCTGCAGATAACAATGCTTGTAGTGATAACAATACTGTGCGCAGAGTCATTGCGGCAGCCcttaaatatgaaagaaaaaattattctgtaaatGCATAAACTATGTTATTAATACAAAGTTGTACACATTAAAACATCAAATTAAGAAATGtatgaatatgataaaaataaaattatattctgtcaatagtagaaattttaaaataagttggACAAaagtttacaattattaataattaataaatttaattaaatatactaaatttataataaaaatacatgccATTGATCTTTCAAGATATCCAAACATATGGCACCAGTGACGGAAGATATATTGGGATGccatatttttgttataaaacgtacctgcaaaaaataaaaatttttataaaaacttttgacaatttatttgtacaaatattttgatgttatgataaagtaaaatataaaaattggaaacgatatattaatgatatatgtatgttattaatttttaaaagtccaaaatgagaaattaaaacATTCATGTGTTGATCTTGTATtgtatagtataaaaaaatattattgcaaactatggaaatgttacacaaatatttacatTCTCAGAAAATATCAACTTACTTTAGGAGGATTGAATGGATATGTCTCGGGAACTTTTATCTCGAGCACAAAATTTCCACCTTCGTATGGTGTGTCCGGTGGACCAGCAATCTCTCCCTTTAATTCGGTGAGACTATCATTGACCAACTCGactttaatcgcacattttgctatctattacaaataaataaagtgtTAGATAATGAAGTTCCTGACTTatcattgatataaatatttatcgcaaGTTTACAACGTATGATATCATGTAATAATTTAGATCtatccaatttatataaatatcaaaattctcAATATGTGAGTAGGCATAAATGGAAATAACTTGTAAGGTATTACATCGTAAAAGCAATGAATTTGCAATTTATACATAAAGATttcttaaattcaaattaacaaataaatattaatttattacaaatgaaggaattattaaacatttatagtaaaaaaaaaaaatattttatacaattttatttatacatatatatacatgtgaaAGACACAAAGATTGTAGAATATGGTAATTGtgaaaattgtaatttcaaAGCATTTAGAAGCAGACGATGACGAATGATGCATCGACGCGAAAGATTAGAAAAgcaaaaacaaaacatttaaaatatctaaaaacaaCTGAGCGTTTAGAAGGTTTCAAATCATAGACATCATAGTAGCAATATTTCGGGCAGCTTTAATACACGCGACACTTGTTTTCCAGTGAAAAAACATTCCAGTTACGTTATCATAGATAAGAGGATACAGAGAAGCATCGAAAACACATTGCTAAATTATGCTGCGTCGTAAGATCCGTAAAATTCGTGTGTGGTACTACGTCAGACTCGCGatacaattatcaaaataaacatGTAATCATAACCTATGACATCCGAGGTACGATAAGAGAAATCTCGAGCGTTCCACGGcaaataataattcataaaactGTTATGGTACGGGCTTAGTCGCGACGCCTCAGCGTAATTCAGCCGTCTGAAGGCACGTGGAGGCATTATTGGGGAGACGGACGCGTCAAATGCGAGGGCAGAAATGAGCAATCTGAAAAAGTGTAAAGCCACCCAGGGATCTCAGTGCAGCCGAGATCCCGGAGCCGCACACGCGCATCGTGGTGAGTACACGGCGCCGTTATCTATCTATATATCCACGCGAGTTTCATTAGATTCATTCGATGTTGACGTGGGGTACAGGGAGATAGAGATGCTAATTATCGCGTTGCATGCGAAATCACGCACGTCATCGTCCGCAAACACACGTCGCTACGCGAGACGCGATTTCGAGCAGACGTGGGACGTCGTGGTTCACACGATCAGAAATTTAAACGTGGGACAGGAACGCGTAAAGAACTCCCTTTCCGATTCTTGGAGCGGAAAAGCGGAAAAGCGGAAAAGAAAGAGCGACAGTCGACTGGGCGACGCGCAACAGGCTCTCCCGTGTGCCGCTATTGCCTTTCGACTCGttgcggcgacggcggcggcggcggcggttggTCGCGTGCGGGAATATATTGCGTAATCGAGGCGCGCGATACGCTGGATACGCGCTTCAACCGCACGAGAACGACCCCGGACGCGTCGTCCGTCGATTGCCGTCCTCGCCGTTAGCGCCGTTGACGTGACGACG encodes:
- the LOC105201833 gene encoding ubiquitin-conjugating enzyme E2-22 kDa — protein: MANIAAQRIKREFKEVIKSEEIAKCAIKVELVNDSLTELKGEIAGPPDTPYEGGNFVLEIKVPETYPFNPPKVRFITKIWHPNISSVTGAICLDILKDQWAAAMTLRTVLLSLQALLSAAEPDDPQDAVVAKQYKEHPELFRQTATHWTFVYAGGPAKMPDLDDKIRRLTDMGIEEHNARVALSSYNWDLERATEHCLFS